One window of Desulfitibacter sp. BRH_c19 genomic DNA carries:
- a CDS encoding RNA polymerase subunit sigma-70, giving the protein MHPGLVGLLIASIVKGIALLVSYISNNTFPHPLSEEEEYIYLKRLKRGDERARHTLIEHNLRLVAHITKKFETSGEDVDDLISIGTLGLIKAINTFNQDKGTKLATYAARCIENEILMHLRATKKIKGEISLYDPIGVDKEGNELTLLDVLGTDHDVVALKVENDQEKKRIVEMVKKLKGREREVLQMRFGLFNGFRKTQREIAKMLGISRSYVSRIEKKAIKNLIKELESDEK; this is encoded by the coding sequence ATGCATCCTGGTTTAGTTGGTTTGCTAATCGCTTCTATTGTAAAAGGTATAGCACTTTTAGTTTCATATATTAGTAATAATACTTTTCCTCATCCTCTATCAGAAGAGGAGGAGTATATCTATTTAAAAAGGCTAAAAAGAGGCGATGAAAGAGCTAGGCACACATTGATTGAACACAATTTACGTTTGGTTGCTCACATCACTAAAAAATTTGAAACAAGTGGTGAAGATGTTGATGACCTCATATCAATAGGCACCTTAGGTCTTATTAAAGCAATTAATACATTTAATCAGGATAAGGGAACCAAGCTTGCCACCTATGCTGCACGTTGTATTGAGAATGAAATTCTTATGCATCTAAGGGCTACCAAAAAAATTAAAGGCGAGATATCCCTCTATGATCCAATTGGAGTTGACAAGGAAGGTAATGAATTGACACTATTAGATGTATTGGGAACTGATCATGATGTAGTTGCACTTAAGGTGGAAAATGATCAAGAAAAGAAGAGAATAGTTGAAATGGTAAAAAAACTAAAAGGCAGGGAAAGAGAAGTACTACAGATGCGTTTCGGACTTTTCAATGGATTTCGTAAGACCCAGAGGGAAATAGCTAAAATGCTGGGAATATCTAGATCATATGTGTCAAGGATAGAAAAAAAGGCTATAAAAAACTTAATAAAGGAATTAGAGTCTGATGAAAAATGA
- a CDS encoding type IV pili twitching motility protein PilT, protein MNISEFEHIFEEIYPVNIDKLLEATVRNSGSDLHLAVGIPPMARIKGKLAPLDFPVLTAEAIEELVLSIVEPEYKRYFEDNLELDISYSLAGVARFRGNVMKQRGSLAAVFRSVPFEVPDIDILGIPPSVKELCYLSRGLVLVTGPTGSGKSTTLAAMIDVINTERKLNIVTIEDPIEFLHKHKNSVVKQREVGLDTRSFANALKHVLRHDPDVILIGEMRDVESISIALTAAETGHLVFSTLHTQTAPHTINRVVDVFQDYRRDQVRQQLANTLRGVISQQLLPTADGEGRVAAVEFMKDTPAIRNMIRDGKEHQLYSAIQTNRNMGMQTMDQALADLYAKGRIKRDIALEYCIDRVEIERIMQRIESNSSSFWNN, encoded by the coding sequence ATGAATATTAGTGAATTTGAGCATATTTTTGAGGAAATATATCCTGTCAATATAGATAAGCTCTTAGAAGCTACAGTTAGAAACTCTGGTTCAGACTTGCATTTAGCTGTTGGTATACCGCCAATGGCCAGAATAAAAGGGAAATTAGCACCTCTAGATTTTCCTGTTCTTACTGCTGAAGCTATCGAAGAATTAGTATTATCCATTGTTGAACCAGAGTATAAAAGGTATTTTGAAGATAACCTTGAGCTGGATATTTCCTATTCACTAGCAGGAGTTGCACGTTTCAGAGGAAACGTTATGAAGCAAAGGGGAAGCTTGGCTGCTGTTTTCAGGTCTGTTCCATTTGAGGTGCCAGACATAGATATATTAGGTATTCCTCCATCAGTCAAGGAACTTTGCTATTTATCAAGGGGCCTTGTTTTAGTAACTGGACCTACAGGAAGTGGCAAATCAACTACTTTAGCGGCCATGATAGATGTAATCAATACTGAAAGAAAACTAAATATAGTAACGATAGAAGACCCTATAGAATTCTTACATAAGCATAAGAACTCAGTTGTAAAGCAAAGAGAGGTTGGACTAGATACCCGCTCCTTTGCAAATGCCTTAAAGCATGTTTTAAGACATGATCCAGATGTTATCCTTATAGGTGAAATGAGAGATGTTGAAAGTATATCTATAGCACTAACTGCAGCAGAGACTGGTCACCTGGTATTTTCAACACTTCATACCCAAACTGCTCCTCATACAATTAACAGGGTTGTAGATGTATTTCAAGATTACCGAAGAGATCAGGTTCGTCAACAGCTTGCAAATACCCTTAGAGGTGTAATTTCACAGCAGCTTTTACCTACTGCCGATGGAGAGGGACGAGTAGCGGCAGTAGAATTTATGAAGGATACTCCTGCTATTCGAAATATGATTCGAGATGGAAAGGAACACCAGTTATATAGTGCCATTCAAACAAACCGCAACATGGGAATGCAGACAATGGACCAAGCTTTAGCCGATTTATATGCAAAAGGAAGGATAAAAAGAGACATAGCCTTAGAATATTGTATAGATAGAGTCGAAATTGAAAGGATAATGCAAAGAATTGAGAGCAACTCAAGTTCTTTTTGGAATAATTAA
- a CDS encoding peptidase A24, whose amino-acid sequence MLLLIVILGLLIGSFLNVCIYRIPKGETVVYNSSHCTHCNTALKFMDLIPVLSYIFLNGKCRYCGEGIKVRYPLVELFTGGIFFLTYLYIGFDILLIKYLVLFSILIVITFIDLDHKIIPNKLILIMLIWGIIWQIFHPEIVWISAAAGALLGGGLLLLAAVISRGGMGGGDIKLMFAAGFILGLSNTALALFLGFLSGSIIGIALIVLRIKSRKDPIPFGPFLSLGIFIAALWGYEIIDLYLCLMF is encoded by the coding sequence ATGCTTTTACTTATAGTTATATTGGGTTTGCTTATCGGCTCCTTTTTAAATGTCTGCATTTATAGAATACCTAAGGGGGAAACGGTAGTCTATAATTCATCACATTGTACTCACTGCAACACGGCTTTAAAGTTTATGGATCTTATACCTGTGCTTAGCTACATTTTCTTAAATGGCAAATGCAGGTACTGCGGTGAAGGAATAAAGGTGCGCTACCCTCTGGTTGAATTATTCACAGGGGGTATTTTTTTTCTTACTTATCTATATATTGGTTTTGATATCCTTTTAATTAAATACCTTGTCCTTTTTTCCATTCTTATAGTTATTACCTTTATAGATTTAGATCATAAAATTATTCCTAACAAACTAATTTTAATCATGCTTATTTGGGGTATCATCTGGCAGATTTTTCATCCAGAAATAGTGTGGATTAGTGCAGCCGCTGGAGCATTGCTTGGTGGAGGACTTCTCCTCTTAGCTGCAGTAATAAGCAGGGGCGGCATGGGTGGAGGAGACATCAAGCTCATGTTTGCAGCAGGCTTTATCCTTGGTTTATCCAACACAGCACTAGCCCTATTCCTTGGTTTTCTCTCTGGAAGCATCATAGGAATAGCCCTGATAGTATTGAGGATAAAAAGCAGAAAAGACCCCATCCCCTTTGGCCCCTTCCTAAGCCTTGGCATATTCATAGCAGCACTCTGGGGATATGAGATCATAGATTTATATCTATGCTTAATGTTTTAA
- a CDS encoding HAD family hydrolase: protein MFDKLKPKLYVDSIYQIDFVKLKKNGIKGIIIDLDNTITEWDNPCLSETACDWFKQMKEAGLKACIASNNSESRVVKAVERLGIPYVAKAKKPRRRAFRRAMGILKTKPQETAVVGDQIFTDVLGGNRLNLFTILVVPLNTKEFIGTRLVRIVERRILKSLVPKKD from the coding sequence ATGTTTGATAAATTAAAACCAAAACTTTATGTAGATTCAATATATCAGATTGACTTTGTTAAATTAAAGAAAAACGGTATTAAAGGTATAATCATAGACCTTGATAATACAATTACTGAATGGGACAACCCATGTCTGTCTGAGACAGCATGTGATTGGTTTAAACAAATGAAGGAAGCAGGTCTTAAGGCTTGTATAGCTTCTAATAATAGTGAAAGTAGAGTTGTCAAGGCAGTAGAACGGCTAGGCATACCATATGTTGCAAAGGCAAAGAAACCACGCAGGAGGGCCTTTAGAAGAGCAATGGGAATATTAAAGACAAAACCACAGGAAACCGCTGTTGTAGGAGATCAGATATTTACTGATGTACTTGGGGGGAATCGTTTAAACCTTTTTACAATCCTGGTAGTACCCTTAAATACTAAAGAATTTATTGGTACGAGACTTGTTAGAATTGTAGAAAGAAGGATTCTTAAATCCCTCGTACCAAAAAAGGACTGA